The Piliocolobus tephrosceles isolate RC106 chromosome 16, ASM277652v3, whole genome shotgun sequence DNA window TCTCCCCCTGTCGccccggctggggtgcagtggccggatctcagctcatggcaagctccgcctcctgggtttacgccattctcctgcctcagcctcccaagtagctgggactacaggtgcccgccacctcgcctggctagttttttgtatttttagtagagacgggtttcaccgtgttagccaggatggtctcgatctcctgacctcgtgatccgcccatctcggcctcccaaacagctgggattacaggcttgagccaccgcgcccggcccaacaatCATTCTTAAACTATGTTTTTCCAGGATCACCTTGGGAAGACAAACAGGAAGTATTAGCCAGGTCACCAAGACCCCCTTCCCTAGTTCAACTACTCAGCTATACTTCATCTCCACTATATATTGAAAAATTATGTAAGATGCCATTTCAACAAAAGTATTTATGGTGAGGAGATAATCTAGAATAATATTCCAATATCAATGTCAATATTTTACTGGATAAACTATGTAATAGCTCCAAGTGTTATCATCAGAGAGataagaaagttttcttttgatgAATGATTCTGCCCAGGGCTCCCTTCATGTctctgttcctcaggctgtaGATGAAGGGGTTCAGCATGGGGGTCACCACAGTGTACATCATAGCCATGACAGTCTCCTTTAGAGTAGAACTATTCGCTGATGGGCATAAGTAGAGGCCAATAACGGTCCCATAGAACAGTGACACCACAGAGAGGTGGGAGCCACAAGTAGAGAAGGCCTTGCAGATACCCTTAGACGAAGGGACCTTGAGGATGGAGGAGACAATCCGTGCATAGGACCCAAGGATGAGTAGGAATGGGATGACAAGAATCAGCCCTCCCATGATAAATATCACCAATTCATTAACTCGAGTGTCAGAGCAGGCCAGCTTCAGCAGAGCAGACATATCACAGAAAAAGTGGGGGATCACATTGTCTGCACAAAAACACAACCTGGCCATGAGTAAAGTGTGTAACATGGCATGGAAGGTGGTCAGCACCCAGGACAGCGCCACCAGGGAGAGACAGAGCGTGGGGCTCATGATGGCGGTGTAGTGCAGGGGGAAGCAGATGGCCACATAGCGGTCATAGGCCATGGCCACAAGCAGGAAGCTCTCCAGGTCTccaaaaaacaggaagaagtacATTTGGGTCAGGCAGTCCGCAAAGGGGATGGATGGGTCTTGGTTCTGCATGTTCTGTAACAACTTGGGAATGGTCACGGAAGAGAAGCAGAGGTCTGAGAAGGACAAGTGGCTGAGAAACAAATACATAGGCGTGTGGAGATGGGAGTCCAGTTGAATGAGGACAATGATGAGGAGGTTCCCCAGGAGGGTGGTAAGATACATGGCCAAGAACAGGGCATAGAACAGGTTTTGCTGCTCTGGCTGGATGGGCAGGCCCAGGAGCAGGAACTCTGAGATGCTGGTTTGATTTCGTCCCATCATGCTCTGTCTCCAGCATCTTTAAGGGAAAAC harbors:
- the LOC111521386 gene encoding olfactory receptor 1E1 yields the protein MMGRNQTSISEFLLLGLPIQPEQQNLFYALFLAMYLTTLLGNLLIIVLIQLDSHLHTPMYLFLSHLSFSDLCFSSVTIPKLLQNMQNQDPSIPFADCLTQMYFFLFFGDLESFLLVAMAYDRYVAICFPLHYTAIMSPTLCLSLVALSWVLTTFHAMLHTLLMARLCFCADNVIPHFFCDMSALLKLACSDTRVNELVIFIMGGLILVIPFLLILGSYARIVSSILKVPSSKGICKAFSTCGSHLSVVSLFYGTVIGLYLCPSANSSTLKETVMAMMYTVVTPMLNPFIYSLRNRDMKGALGRIIHQKKTFLSL